A window of Rhinatrema bivittatum chromosome 2, aRhiBiv1.1, whole genome shotgun sequence contains these coding sequences:
- the UTP23 gene encoding rRNA-processing protein UTP23 homolog yields the protein MKIRRQKQAKKTLSFYKYNFGFRPPLQVLVDGTFCQAALSNKIQIKEQLPKYLMGDVHLCTTGCVLKELESLGKELYGAKLIAQRFQVRNCSHVKNPVGGSACLFSMIGESNLHHYFIATQDQALAGKVKKKAGVPLMFIIQNTIVLDKPSPRSMAFVQTAQADQLVPIQHRTNIEHLKEEQGITKDELRGKKRKRTSGPNPLSCLKKKKKGDAPPLATAAKKRQRKRKRGRSRNVAAAVQLGKESIGT from the exons ATGAAGATCCGGCGCCAGAAGCAGGCCAAGAAGACCCTGAGCTTTTACAAGTACAATTTCGGCTTCCGGCCGCCGCTGCAGGTGCTGGTGGACGGTACCTTCTGCCAAGCGGCGCTGAGCAATAAGATCCAGATCAAGGAACAGCTGCCCAAGTATCTGATGGGTGACGTCCACCTCTGCACCACTGG CTGTGTTTTAAAGGAATTGGAATCGCTGGGAAAGGAACTGTATGGAGCAAAACTTATTGCTCAGCGGTTTCAAGTTCGGAACTGTTCTCACGTGAAGAATCCAGTTGGTGGATCAGCTTGCCTTTTCTCCATGATTGGAGAGAGTAACCTTCATCATTACTTCATTGCCACACAG GATCAAGCTTTGGCAGGCAAAGTAAAAAAGAAAGCCGGTGTCCCTTTGATGTTCATCATTCAGAACACTATTGTACTAGACAAACCTTCCCCCAGATCTATGGCTTTTGTTCAGACAGCACAGGCAGACCAGCTTGTGCCGATCCAGCACAGAACAAACATTGAGCATCTGAAAGAGGAGCAGGGGATAACAAAAGATGAGCTCCGGGGGAAAAAACGGAAACGAACCAGCGGGCCCAATCCTCTAAGCTgtctgaagaaaaagaagaaaggagacgCACCACCCTTAGCCACTGCTGCAAAGAAAAGGCAGCGGAAAAGGAAGCGGGGTAGATCCAGAAATGTTGCAGCTGCCGTGCAATTAGGGAAAGAAAGTATTGGCACGTAA